The genome window GGTAATTCTGTTAGTGTTTTAAATAATTGCAATGTTTCCTCATTCATGATGACTCTCTCCCCACGAAGTAGAATATTCTTCCTGCCCATTGTATCATATTTATCTTCATTCAGCAGAAGACTCCCACCTCTGAAGGTGGCGAGATGAATTCGGATGTGGTTCCTTTTCAGTGGGTGTCCAAACACCTACTGAATGAAGATAAAGCCTCCGACGGATATCACGGATTTTGAAGGGAATGAATTGTGCGGGCACAATTCAAAATCCCAACACATTGTTTATCTGTGCGAAAGCGAAGCGACAGCCACAATTACGCCAAGGCGAAATTGATTTCTGTATTCGAAATATTGATACATTTCCTAAAAAGTGCTAAAGTGTGAACGTGCATTCACTCCGTATGCTATGTTAAAATGAAGCTATAGAAAAAGGAGGAAAAAGGCATGAAATTACGTGATTTTTTAATTGGTGTTGCAACTGGCCTAGCTGCCGCAGTCATTGTTAAAGAAGCAAGTGAAAAGGTTTCTCCGTATGTACCTGCAGGACAAGTACTTGAAAACATAAAAAAGGAATTTAAAAAGGATTCTCCGATTGACGGTTCATGGATTTTTATGAAAACAGACAATTTTACAAATGGCATTATGACTATTCCAGTATACCGTGGAGGTATCTCTCGTATGCATGAGGGTGAAATGCAAACATTTGAATTTGCCGCAGACGCCCGCTCAGGTGTTGTAGTAGAGCTCACAGAAGTATAACTTTACTCAGTAATACGTGAACTTAAATTATAGAACCTTATCAAAGAAGCCATCTCAGCTATTTGAGATGGCTTCTTTCTTGTTATAGAAAAATTTAACTTTTATGTCCAGCAAATTAAAGTGTGGTTTTTCAACAAAACGAGAGGTTGATTTCCGTTCCGACTGGGCGCTTTCCTGGGGGCGTCCGATGAGCCGCTTGGGCCAACATGATGTTGGTCACGAAGGCGTTATCACAGGATGTGATGCTCTTAGCCTTCGTTCCCCTATTTGCTCGCTCCAGGGTCTCGGGCCAACATGATGTTGGTCACGAAGGCGTTATCACAGGATGTGATGCTCTTAGCCTTCGTTCCCCTATTTGCTCGCTCCAGGGTCTCGGGCCAACACGATGTTGGTCACGAAGGCGTTATCACAGGACGTGATGCTTTTAGCCTTCGTTCCTCTATATCGCTAGTCCCCAAGGAGTCGCCCAGTCTCCACTCCAATCAACCACTTAACATAGAGTGTATCTTCTGGCATCTTACTATAGTTTATAGAGATTAAACAAAACTTTAGCAGATTTTTTGTGCGAAAGCGCAGCGGTAGCAACAAATGTTTTCTGTAGCGAAAGCGCAGCGACAGCAACAATGTTTTATCTGTGCGAAAGCGCAGCGACAGCAACAATGTTTTCTGTGCGAAAGCGCAGCGACAGCAACAATGTTTTATCTGTGCGAAAGCTCAATGATAATGTAGCGATAATAACAAATACTTATTTAAATAACTACAATAATAATATATTTATTATTGAGTCACTGTTATTAATCTATTCTGTTCAATTATAGTGAGTAGCTATATCGTTCACTTTTGAAATGAATAAATTTATACGCTACTGCTGATTGGAGTGGAAGGCTACTCGACTCCCGTGGGAAAGCGAGACAGGCGAGACCCTGCACGGAGCGTAAGCGGAGGAAGCGGCTCGACGCTCGCCCACAGGAAAGCGAGTAGCCTGGAACGGAAATCACCCTCATTTAAAAAAGTACAACATTTTACAAATTTCTCCTTAATCATTTTGTTTTCCGATTCTATGAAAAAAACCATCTCAGTTATTTGAGATGGCTTCTTTGTTTTACTCAGACAATCCTTTATTGTTAAAGTACTTTTTATATTTTCGATAATAATTTAAATTATTTAACGTTAGCTTCACCCAACGTTTTGCATTC of Lysinibacillus agricola contains these proteins:
- a CDS encoding peptidase M4 → MKLRDFLIGVATGLAAAVIVKEASEKVSPYVPAGQVLENIKKEFKKDSPIDGSWIFMKTDNFTNGIMTIPVYRGGISRMHEGEMQTFEFAADARSGVVVELTEV